Proteins encoded by one window of Eremothecium cymbalariae DBVPG#7215 chromosome 1, complete sequence:
- the NUP85 gene encoding Nup85p (similar to Ashbya gossypii AEL073C) codes for MTLKPTEDMLMDVDGLEFATTESSDSGKQDLQFDVDPVCNVPMVSFPTLSKQPDDKNLHFKFGPVFSRSFAFNKSAASTALFPVAIPYIDNSVEFSQYVSKLFEIYKSLGPDKQFNIPTIGLIKHSSTLEHNQTVNLAFEAVVSELEFFIESLKFSNKHQRFVDLEECLCILSCLKTVQFTLDSEEPESRAKFINSLINWVNRSDGEPSEAVIARVLDNSISTPVHKNPYTWSLLCQLILRGLFEQSVAVLERSGLLDYMKSRCSVTHTMLLDVTNLLQSYPYESETVFREWKDLVLQLYAHWNQSTLNIEPELKSSLEDVLLIMSGNKSKILYYSKTWYECYCGLMLYYIPALQLSEEYLQIALQEYPLDITSTWEQACVDIIMGKIYSILPVLDSLDSCTAAFTASICEAKGLLENDLMEDGGLDYFNDQEEFLGVRSTMSSYLLNQFALSIVTYEDKDLWPIAVGILSLTPNYSDTVKRMIIAELLPHYPFKTNDDIEWMLTICAKWKLPHVARTVYRILGQDALYLNNVIEAMSNFSKAGEFEWVKHYSWMIFEASVLQGSPLEDEIVSAIIVNGNQSEIPKELIDAMVTTVMKQTLSPYAVLFEFYQSANNNQWEEALELLLSLIEFPYLPPQYLILLLGRFIYPKFLQDDSKLIKERDILRIIKSLEKFDNSNETTRALYNQLLIKDDTLPHEMASLIQLIRTKLNFKLCQEFM; via the coding sequence ATGACTTTAAAACCAACCGAAGATATGTTAATGGATGTAGATGGCCTAGAATTTGCAACTACAGAAAGCAGTGACTCTGGAAAACAGGATCTACAATTTGATGTTGATCCTGTATGCAATGTTCCTATGGTCTCATTtccaactttatcaaaacAGCCAGATGATAAGAACCTTCATTTTAAATTTGGGCCAGTGTTTTCGAGAAGTTTTGCCTTTAATAAAAGTGCAGCTTCTACAGCATTATTCCCCGTTGCCATTCCATATATTGATAATTCAGTAGAATTTTCCCAGTACGTCTCTAAACTCTTTGAAATATACAAGAGCTTAGGGCCTGATAAACAATTCAATATTCCTACGATTGGTCTGATTAAGCATTCTTCGACACTGGAACACAATCAAACAGTGAATCTGGCATTTGAAGCTGTTGTTTCTGAACTGGAGTTCTTTATTGAATCTTTAAAGTTCTCAAACAAACATCAAAGATTTGTTGATCTGGAAGAATGCTTATGTATCTTAAGCTGCTTAAAGACAGTCCAGTTTACGCTGGACTCGGAGGAGCCCGAATCAAGGGCCAAATTCATTAACTCTTTAATTAATTGGGTGAATAGATCTGATGGAGAACCGAGTGAAGCAGTTATTGCTAGAGTTCTTGATAATTCAATTTCAACGCCCGTACACAAGAATCCTTATACCTGGAGCTTATTATGCCAGTTAATATTACGAGGCTTGTTTGAGCAGTCTGTAGCCGTACTAGAAAGGTCTGGGCTTTTGGATTATATGAAAAGTAGATGTTCAGTCACCCATACGATGTTGCTAGATGTTACTAATTTGTTACAAAGTTACCCTTATGAATCTGAAACGGTATTTAGGGAATGGAAAGATTTGGTTTTGCAATTATATGCTCACTGGAATCAAAGTACATTGAATATTGAGCCAGAGTTGAAGTCATCGCTGGAGGATGTTTTATTGATTATGTCCGGCAACAAGTCAAAAATCTTATATTATTCCAAAACATGGTACGAATGTTACTGTGGTTTGATGCTCTACTATATCCCAGCTTTGCAGTTATCAGAAGAATATTTGCAAATCGCCCTTCAAGAATATCCTCTTGATATCACTAGTACTTGGGAACAAGCATGCGTGGACATAATAATGGGCAAAATTTATTCTATTCTACCAGTTCTGGACTCCCTGGATAGCTGTACCGCGGCATTTACCGCATCAATTTGCGAAGCTAAAGGGTTATTAGAGAATGATCTGATGGAAGATGGCGGTTTGGATTATTTTAATgatcaagaagaatttCTTGGAGTAAGAAGTACCATGTCTAGCTATTTATTGAATCAATTCGCACTAAGCATAGTAACGTACGAGGACAAAGATCTATGGCCAATTGCAGTTGGTATATTATCCTTGACTCCAAATTATAGTGATACAGTGAAAAGAATGATTATTGCAGAGTTGCTACCCCATTATCCGTTTAAGACTAACGATGATATCGAATGGATGTTGACAATATGTGCAAAATGGAAACTGCCTCATGTTGCAAGGACTGTTTACAGGATACTGGGTCAGGATGCTCTATACCTGAATAACGTTATTGAAGCGATGTCCAATTTCAGTAAGGCAGGCGAATTCGAATGGGTGAAGCATTATTCATGGATGATCTTTGAAGCCTCGGTACTTCAGGGGTCTCCATTAGAAGACGAAATTGTTAGTGCAATAATTGTGAATGGAAATCAGTCCGAAATTCCTAAAGAGTTAATAGATGCCATGGTCACAACGGTCATGAAGCAAACTTTATCACCGTATGCAGTATTGTTTGAGTTTTACCAATCTGCTAACAACAACCAATGGGAAGAAGCTTTGGAATTATTGCTTTCTTTGATCGAATTTCCCTACTTGCCTCCTCAATATCtcattcttcttcttgggCGTTTCAtctatccaaaatttttgCAAGATGATTCTAAACTTATCAAGGAACGTGATATTTTGCGCATTATTAAATCACTTGAAAAGTTTGACAACTCCAACGAAACTACGAGAGCACTATACAACCAATTACTAATTAAAGACGATACATTGCCCCACGAAATGGCATCATTAATCCAGCTAATCAGGACCAAATTGAATTTCAAGTTGTGCCAAGAATTCATGTAA
- the VMA3 gene encoding H(+)-transporting V0 sector ATPase subunit c (similar to Ashbya gossypii AEL074W), with the protein MSELCPVYAPFFGAIGCAAAIIFTSFGAAYGTAKSGVGVCATGVLRPDLLFKNIVPVIMAGIIAIYGLVVSVLVCYSLGQRQSLYTGFIQLGAGLSVGLSGLAAGFAIGIVGDAGVRGTAQQPRLFVGMILILIFAEVLGLYGFIVALLLNSRATQDVSC; encoded by the coding sequence ATGAGTGAATTGTGCCCTGTTTATGCTCCCTTTTTTGGTGCTATCGGTTGTGCAGCAGCTATTATTTTCACATCTTTTGGTGCTGCTTATGGTACAGCTAAGTCTGGTGTTGGTGTGTGTGCAACAGGTGTTTTAAGACCAGATTTGTTATTTAAGAATATTGTGCCAGTTATTATGGCGGGTATTATTGCTATATATGGTTTGgttgtttctgttttggTATGCTACTCTTTGGGTCAAAGACAGTCCTTGTATACCGGCTTTATTCAGTTGGGCGCAGGTTTGTCGGTTGGCTTAAGTGGTCTAGCTGCTGGCTTTGCGATTGGTATTGTTGGAGATGCAGGTGTTAGGGGCACGGCGCAACAACCAAGATTGTTTGTGGGTATGATTTTAATCTTGATTTTTGCTGAAGTGTTGGGTCTATACGGTTTCATTGTGGCTTTGTTGTTAAACTCCAGAGCTACGCAAGATGTTTCTTGTTAA
- the POL32 gene encoding DNA polymerase delta subunit POL32 (similar to Ashbya gossypii AEL075W), which translates to MSSEVHMFINEQLISHSNLITIADISDKFKLDAYSAKKEMFHYYTSTKNMDVKCLIVCEYSGGMVKVVGNLDHVQKEGLTDVFIYGFNPSDKVSFANSVRANPTLLNPYTLVVTEDDVVSADTNKVARSQTIETRNGGQTRPSVRENKTYPQTTVDSGVDTAAVKQYGKKQRENTEKFSNVLKSTSILAKMREDRERKERKRQEELRKRKERSTVVPAEKQQQLEKLSKLFDSDSDYDMENKDEGSSGGAAACELSDPTAAAASPVRPTPPQIDTSNKTVDLEELLETTADDSIVISSQKPDSEMSGSRSYPVEQPAPQPAPQPEPQQETYIDDDGYIVTKRAQKTTPVTNGDVHTTSSAVKRSVMSETQPSKSRSIAGPKKKVQASLMTFFKKK; encoded by the coding sequence ATGAGTTCTGAAGTACACATGTTTATCAATGAACAATTGATTTCACACTCTAATCTGATTACAATTGCAGATATATCTGATAAGTTCAAGTTGGATGCGTACTCTGCTAAAAAAGAGATGTTTCATTACTACACGTCTACCAAAAATATGGATGTCAAGTGTCTCATAGTGTGTGAGTATTCAGGTGGTATGGTGAAAGTGGTGGGGAACTTGGACCATGTGCAGAAAGAAGGGCTGACGGATGTGTTCATTTATGGGTTTAATCCTTCCGATAAAGTCTCGTTTGCGAACAGTGTGAGGGCAAACCCCACCTTATTAAACCCGTATACTCTTGTTGTGACTGAAGATGACGTTGTTTCAGCTGATACAAACAAGGTGGCTCGTTCACAGACCATAGAGACGAGGAATGGGGGCCAGACGAGGCCTAGTGTGCGTGAGAACAAGACATACCCGCAGACTACAGTTGATTCGGGTGTAGATACAGCGGCTGTCAAGCAGTATGGGAAGAAGCAGCGTGAGAATACAGAGAAGTTCAGTAATGTGCTGAAGTCTACCAGTATTCTTGCTAAAATGCGGGAAGACCGGGAAAGAAAGGAAAGGAAAAGGCAAGAAGAGTTGCGTAAGCGCAAGGAGAGGAGTACGGTTGTTCCTGCCgaaaagcagcagcagttggAGAAGCTCTCAAAGTTGTTTGATAGCGACAGCGATTATGACATGGAGAATAAAGATGAGGGGAGCAGCGGTGGTGCCGCTGCGTGTGAGCTTAGTGATcctactgctgctgctgccagTCCGGTAAGACCAACCCCCCCACAAATTGATACTAGTAATAAGACCGTGGATCTAGAGGAGCTGCTCGAGACAACTGCCGATGACAGCATTGTGATCTCTTCCCAGAAACCTGACAGCGAAATGTCAGGATCACGATCCTATCCTGTAGAGCAGCCTGCTCCACAGCCTGCTCCACAGCCAGAGCCTCAGCAAGAAACATAtatagatgatgatggcTATATAGTCACCAAGAGAGCTCAAAAAACGACACCTGTCACTAATGGAGATGTACATACAACGTCGTCTGCTGTCAAGAGATCTGTAATGTCTGAGACCCAACCCTCCAAATCTAGGTCCATAGCTGGcccaaaaaagaaagtacAGGCCTCGCTGATGACcttctttaaaaagaagtgA
- a CDS encoding C2H2-type zinc finger protein (similar to Ashbya gossypii AEL077W), with protein sequence MNPISRYHSQPKVELSPKLQQRQEATAPQLYPAQSPNHSVTPILPPMFHGTISTRMPNYPGISNPIQLMPTLSALQTEPRQTTRSLQFSRSNSSFQRLRNHVADLKTMLADSMQRGMSVEEHFYIRNQLLQLIPMLPPVQLPTTQIQQTQTTLTVPLDTQGHQYQQQQQQQPVQPPPDAHIQLPSIHTLISSNDHSPTFRPHVVRSDDVTAVSAVSTLAGPEHHETTTLTNSRLSNEGLVSYSSHSAPPPPFSAALSATSSMDTDNTAVINTGTDAMKSGVDKLPTPNKRRKCVRNQCPVCAKVCHRPSSLRNHMYIHTGRRPFLCEWPGCEKRFNVKSNMVRHYRLHQVQENKEKSKREGEQSLIERNNRASRKGLPKDG encoded by the coding sequence ATGAACCCGATATCTAGATATCATTCACAACCAAAAGTTGAACTCTCGccaaaacttcaacagCGTCAGGAAGCTACTGCACCGCAGTTATATCCAGCACAGTCCCCAAACCACTCAGTTACCCCAATTCTGCCGCCAATGTTTCATGGCACTATTTCAACTCGGATGCCAAATTACCCTGGTATCTCGAACCCTATACAATTGATGCCTACTCTATCTGCATTACAGACAGAACCTCGCCAGACAACCAGATCGCTTCAATTTTCAAGATCCAACAGTAGTTTCCAAAGACTACGTAACCATGTTGCAGATCTGAAAACTATGCTTGCGGACTCCATGCAGAGGGGTATGAGTGTCGAGGAGCATTTTTATATACGGAACCAACTACTTCAATTAATCCCAATGCTACCTCCTGTACAACTTCCGACAACACAGATACAGCAGACTCAAACAACTTTAACAGTACCCTTGGATACCCAAGGACACCAAtaccaacaacaacagcaacagcaacctGTGCAGCCACCTCCCGACGCTCACATCCAGCTGCCCTCCATCCACACTCTAATATCGTCCAATGACCATTCGCCGACCTTCCGGCCTCATGTTGTCCGGTCCGATGACGTGACCGCAGTGAGTGCCGTAAGCACCTTAGCAGGCCCTGAACACCACGAAACAACGACCCTCACAAATTCGAGGCTTTCTAATGAGGGGCTGGTTTCTTATTCTTCACACTCTGCTCCACCACCGCCTTTCTCAGCCGCGCTCTCAGCGACGTCTTCTATGGATACCGACAATACTGCAGTTATCAACACAGGTACAGACGCTATGAAGTCTGGAGTTGATAAACTTCCAACCCCTAATAAGCGGCGCAAATGTGTACGCAACCAATGTCCTGTTTGCGCTAAAGTTTGCCATAGACCTTCTTCTCTGCGTAACCACATGTACATTCATACAGGTAGAAGGCCATTTCTATGCGAATGGCCTGGTTGTGAAAAGAGGTTTAATGTCAAAAGCAATATGGTCCGGCATTATCGTCTACACCAGGTACAggaaaacaaagagaagAGCAAGAGAGAGGGAGAACAAAGTCTGATCGAGAGAAATAATAGAGCATCAAGGAAGGGGTTGCCGAAGGATGGATAA
- the UFO1 gene encoding SCF ubiquitin ligase complex subunit UFO1 (similar to Ashbya gossypii AFR438W): MSDVQSLLQLPSEILVHIFSHLDEQDFLVLKQISQKFADIIDDEELWKNLLLRRIHTKYFPSYSRSNKYSIEYVERNSALKKWRNKRAIQTKYTISYDQRQVPPGSLVNSGEQRVIFEYPRCACYSEGVVTFLQLQAKRRKDRLSHVQCPTPSGCSVMHFNINAVVFGRYDGKVFGKLLTNKTYLSPVLEFDSRHESAVTAIATAAFEGSSDDWVVSGSDEGELIWWCNTKMYSRLRFSNRKILHIFIHKKTTVAIDKTHIHVVENMHEPYSIELEDILGISFDDIRSQKVDFGARLLLLAGIQDIYVVSIDPHKDIGSVRNIKLEHSIEEIVLDDATSRKEQNPSNIAGGDGCYAAVLTSDNSVMVLNIRSPGLGLNPQIKLSFHERLHICHISNLILACAFSGMVALYDASTGTEIRVIKRTDKYPEFLNIADGQLLIQSGHMLNYYQYVSSETLHRKTSSRRSDKSNKWNEQLKAQLSIYDEEERLKREKLDAEERLRRNFVGDVEDEELQLKIALLESESTELHHQDTFDEELQQALEESRKLHAVSNINIGAEEEDEELVRILEQSRLETDATLKNPLSESTNNSTQTSSSSD, translated from the coding sequence ATGTCAGACGTTCAATCCTTGTTGCAATTGCCTTCAGAAATATTAGTTCATATCTTCAGTCATCTAGATGAACAGGATTTCCTAGTGTTGAAACAGATTTCGCAGAAGTTTGCAGATATTATagatgatgaggaattATGGAAAAATCTACTTCTGAGAAGAATTCATACCAAATACTTTCCCTCCTATTCACgttcaaataaatatagcATAGAATATGTTGAAAGGAATAGCGCCCTCAAAAAGTGGCGAAATAAGCGAGCTATCCAGACGAAGTATACGATTTCTTATGACCAGAGGCAGGTTCCTCCCGGCAGTTTGGTAAATAGTGGAGAACAGAGagttatttttgaataccCTAGGTGTGCCTGTTATAGTGAGGGAGTCGTTACATTCTTGCAGTTGCAGGCCAAAAGACGTAAGGATAGACTGAGCCATGTTCAATGCCCTACTCCCTCTGGCTGTTCTGTGATGcattttaatattaatgctgttgtttttggCAGGTATGATGGCAAGGTATTCGGTAAGCTTCTCACAAACAAGACTTATTTGTCTCCTGTATTGGAATTTGATTCTAGACATGAAAGCGCAGTTACTGCGATTGCAACAGCCGCTTTTGAAGGTTCCTCCGATGATTGGGTTGTAAGTGGTTCTGATGAAGGAGAACTTATCTGGTGGTGTAACACTAAGATGTACTCGAGGTTAAGATTTTCGAACAGAAAGattcttcatatttttatcCACAAGAAAACAACCGTCGCGATAGATAAAACACATATTCATGTGGTTGAAAATATGCATGAGCCATACTCGATAGAACTGGAGGATATATTAGGGATATCTTTCGATGACATTAGATCTCAAAAAGTGGACTTTGGTGCTCGTTTGCTTTTATTAGCCGGTATTCAAGACATATACGTTGTTTCTATCGACCCACATAAGGACATCGGTTCGGTTCGCAACATTAAATTGGAGCACagtattgaagaaattgtaCTTGATGATGCCACCTCGCGTAAGGAGCAGAATCCGTCAAACATCGCAGGTGGAGATGGATGTTATGCTGCTGTCCTGACTAGTGATAATTCTGTTATGGTGTTAAACATTCGTTCACCTGGTTTAGGACTTAATCCTCAAATCAAGTTGTCGTTCCACGAAAGATTACATATTTGCCATATAAGCAATTTAATCTTAGCATGTGCATTTTCAGGAATGGTTGCTTTATATGATGCATCAACTGGTACAGAAATTCGTGTTATAAAACGTACCGATAAATATCcggaatttttgaatatagCTGATGGTCAGTTGTTAATACAAAGTGGACATATGTTGAATTACTACCAGTACGTATCTTCTGAAACACTTCATAGGAAAACTTCTAGTCGTCGCAGTGACAAAAGCAATAAATGGAATGAACAGCTCAAAGCCCAGCTAAGTATCTACGATGAGGAGGAACGtttgaaaagagaaaaattAGATGCCGAAGAAAGATTAAGAAGAAATTTTGTAggtgatgttgaagatgaagaactgCAGCTTAAAATTGCCCTTCTTGAATCAGAATCTACAgaacttcatcatcagGATACgtttgatgaagaacttCAGCAAGCTCTTGAGGAATCTAGAAAATTACACGCAGTTTCGAATATTAATATAGGCgctgaagaggaagatgaggaACTAGTCAGAATATTAGAGCAATCTAGGCTAGAGACCGACgcaactttaaaaaatccaCTATCGGAGTCTACAAATAATTCAACTCAAACTTCGTCTAGTTCTGACTGA
- a CDS encoding cytochrome b5 reductase family protein (similar to Ashbya gossypii AFR439C): MTNAAGMEVLNQPLHGIVIPSGLFIVGLAVIAWSVGDARYMLGLTILIIFLTFRLGIAYSNRRSVLANKWTPLELEEQTLITRNAAIYRFKLKNSSETLDIATGFHLAVKVTVDNQEEIRYYTPISNKFANGYFDIIVKSYVDGKVSKWFASLKPGQCVEFKGPVGRFSYVTNSFKRIGMVTGGSAITPMLSVLNKIVTTPEDTTKVSLIYANETENDIMLKEELDELAKKYPNFEVHYVLSKPRGSWNGDIGHVTKEHMQNYLPPPAAENRLLICGPPKMKQMLLSYASELGWPKGVLNSKPDDQVFVF, encoded by the coding sequence ATGACTAATGCTGCTGGAATGGAAGTCCTCAATCAGCCATTACACGGGATTGTAATTCCAAGTGGCCTTTTCATAGTTGGGCTCGCCGTGATTGCTTGGTCCGTTGGTGATGCGAGGTATATGTTGGGATTGACaattcttattattttccTAACCTTCAGACTTGGTATTGCATATTCAAATAGGAGATCAGTCTTAGCTAACAAGTGGACTCCATTGGAGTTAGAAGAGCAAACTTTGATCACTAGGAATGCCGCGATTTACCGTTTTAAGTTAAAAAACAGCTCTGAAACGTTAGATATTGCAACTGGGTTCCACCTCGCAGTTAAGGTTACAGTTGACAACCAAGAGGAGATCAGATATTATACGCctatttcaaataaatttGCAAACGGTTACTTTGATATAATCGTTAAATCATATGTCGATGGTAAAGTGTCAAAATGGTTTGCGAGCTTAAAGCCAGGGCAGTGTGTGGAGTTTAAAGGACCCGTTGGAAGGTTTAGTTACGTCACAAACTCTTTCAAGAGAATCGGTATGGTTACTGGTGGGTCAGCTATCACTCCAATGTTAAGTGTGCTTAATAAAATTGTTACCACGCCTGAGGATACTACTAAGGTTAGCTTAATCTATGCTAACGAGACTGAAAACGACATTATGCtaaaagaagaattggaTGAACTCGCCAAGAAGTATCCCAACTTTGAAGTACACTATGTATTATCTAAGCCAAGGGGAAGTTGGAATGGGGATATTGGGCATGTTACCAAGGAGCATATGCAAAACTACCTCCCACCACCTGCTGCCGAAAACAGACTATTGATATGTGGACCTCCTAAAATGAAGCAAATGTTACTAAGTTATGCGAGCGAATTAGGATGGCCCAAAGGTGTCTTGAATTCCAAACCTGATGACCAAgtatttgtattttga
- the ALO1 gene encoding D-arabinono-1,4-lactone oxidase (similar to Ashbya gossypii AFR440C) — MSGTSAIVRSGNKNYVFRNWAGIYSAKPQLYFQPHSVEEVREIIKAAIDEKKSIVTVGSGHSPSDMCVTNEWLMNLDNMQNVIKFKEYADQNYADVTVEAGIRVYQLNEYLAQKGYGLQNLGSISEQSIGGIISTGTHGSSPFHGLVSSQYVNLTIVNGLGEVLFLDSEKDPEIFRAALLSVGKIGIIVGATIRVIPEFRIKSTQEVINFETLLENWDTIWTSSEFIRCWWFPYVRKCVLWRGEKTDEPLKQPRTSWWGTKFGRFLYELLLWVAVNVYPAFTPYVEKFVFHHQYGKVETLGAGDVFVQTSVEGINMDCLFSQFVDEWACPLDNGPEVLRSLDHSISQAAQNKEFYVHVPIEVRCSNTTLPNEQLDYSDRTSTSVGPVFGNLLRPYLDSTPSHLRYAPLSDVTNSQLTLYINATIYRPFGTNTPIHKWFTLFEDTLGAAGGKPHWAKQFLGSVSMAAGSTKDEKDYADYEMRGMATKIKTWYGDNLTQFQKVRRQQDPHNIFVANKDWAIKNGIVPIDEI, encoded by the coding sequence ATGTCAGGGACTTCTGCTATTGTTCGCAGTGGTAATAAAAACTATGTGTTTAGAAATTGGGCAGGCATCTATTCGGCAAAACCTCAATTATACTTTCAGCCACACTCGGTAGAAGAGGTTAGAGAGATTATAAAGGCAGCTATAGATGAGAAGAAGAGTATTGTAACGGTAGGGTCAGGGCACTCGCCCAGTGATATGTGTGTGACAAATGAGTGGTTGATGAATTTGGACAATATGCAAAACGTGATTAAGTTTAAGGAATATGCCGATCAGAATTATGCCGACGTGACCGTGGAGGCGGGGATCCGCGTGTATCAGTTAAATGAATATCTTGCGCAGAAGGGATATGGACTTCAGAATCTCGGGTCGATTTCGGAACAAAGTATTGGTGGTATAATATCTACTGGCACCCATGGTTCATCACCATTCCATGGGTTAGTTTCTTCACAATATGTGAACTTAACGATTGTCAATGGTTTGGGTGAAGTATTGTTTCTAGATTCTGAGAAGGATCCTGAGATTTTCAGGGCTGCTCTTCTTTCTGTGGGCAAAATTGGGATAATTGTTGGTGCCACCATTAGAGTGATTCCTGAATTCCGCATTAAATCTACCCAAGAAGTGATTAACTTTGAGACATTGTTGGAAAATTGGGATACTATTTGGACCTCGAGTGAGTTTATAAGATGCTGGTGGTTTCCTTATGTTAGGAAGTGTGTTCTTTGGAGGGGTGAGAAGACCGATGAACCGCTAAAGCAGCCTAGAACCTCTTGGTGGGGTACTAAGTTTGGCCGCTTTTTGTATGAATTACTGCTATGGGTTGCTGTCAATGTTTACCCTGCGTTCACCCCatatgttgaaaagtttgtTTTCCACCACCAATATGGCAAGGTGGAGACTTTGGGAGCTGGAGATGTCTTCGTACAGACTTCGGTTGAAGGTATAAATATGGATTGTTTGTTTTCGCAGTTTGTGGATGAATGGGCATGCCCATTAGACAACGGACCGGAGGTGTTACGCTCTTTGGATCATTCCATATCTCAAGCTGCTCAGAATAAAGAGTTTTATGTTCACGTACCTATAGAGGTGCGTTGTTCTAACACTACCCTGCCCAACGAACAGCTGGACTATTCTGATAGAACTTCCACTAGTGTGGGACCTGTGTTTGGGAATTTGCTACGCCCTTACTTGGATTCCACGCCAAGTCATTTGAGGTATGCTCCGTTATCTGATGTGACGAATTCCCAACTAACTTTGTACATCAATGCTACAATCTACAGGCCATTTGGGACTAATACACCTATTCACAAGTGGTTCACGTTATTTGAAGACACCCTGGGTGCTGCAGGTGGGAAACCCCATTGGGCAAAACAATTTTTGGGTTCTGTTTCCATGGCTGCGGGTTCAACAAAGGATGAAAAGGATTATGCGGATTACGAGATGAGGGGCATGGCTACCAAGATAAAGACCTGGTATGGTGATAATTTGACGCAGTTCCAAAAGGTTAGAAGGCAACAGGATCCACATAATATCTTTGTGGCAAATAAAGATTGGGCTATTAAGAATGGTATCGTTCctattgatgaaatttGA